The sequence TAGAGCGGGTAGCGGGCATTTCAGCCCGGTGAGGTCGAGCGTCGTTCTGGTCATGGGCGCAACATGGCGAGACCAATCATTGGCGTCAACGCGAGAACCTAGAGCAGCTCTGCGTAGGACAAGAAACCTACGCCTCGTCCCGGCTCGACATGGATGATGTCCTCGCCGAGCTCGACGAGACCATCGGTCTCGACCAACGAAGACAACAGACCGGCGCCTTCACGCGGGAACTTGACCGCCTCCAGGACGCCATCCTCTCCGCGCCGCAAGGTCGCGCGAACATATTCGCGGCGGCCGATCTTCTTCTTGTAGGTGAACGCCGCGCGCACCGGGATCGGCAAAAGCTGTTCCTGCAGGCTGCCGGCCAGCGCCAACACGGTGGGCCGCACCACATGGACAAAGGTGACAAAGCTCGCCACGGGATTGCCGGGCAGACCGATCAGCGGCGTACCAGCGATGATGCCCATCGCGACGGGACGGCCGGGCTTGATCGCGATCCGCCATAGTACGAGCGAGCCGATGCTCTCGACCGCCGCCTTGACGTGATCCTCCTCGCCGGTCGAGACGCCGCCGGTGGTGAGGATCAGGTCATGGCCGCCGGCAACCTGCTTTAAGCCGTTGGCGAGCGAAGTTCGTTCGTCGCGCAGGATGCCGAGATCGCTGACCTCGCAGCCGAGCCGGCGCAGCATCGCCATCAGCATGAAGCGATTCGAATCAAACAGCTGCGAGGGGGCGCGGGGCTCGCCGGGCGAAGCCAGCTCATCGCCGGTCGAGAACACCGCGACGCGGATGCGCCTGACGACGTCGAGCCGCGTTAGTCCGAATGCCGCCGCGAGCGCGAGGTGCTGCGGCCGCAGGCGCTGGCCGGCGCGCAGCGCGACATGTCCTTGGGGAATGTCCTCGCCCGCAGGACGAACATTCGCGCCCGGCTTCAGTCCCGGCGGCAGCACGACCTTGCCAGCCTGATCGATGCGGACATCTTCCTGCATGAAGACCGTTTCGGCCCCCGGCGGCAGCGGCGCGCCGGTAAAGATGCGCACCGTGTGGGCCGGCTTGATCGGCGCATGCGCACCCCCGCCGGCCTGGATGCGGCCATCGAGCGGCAATGCCTGCTCCGCGCTCTGCGGAAGATCGGCGCTACGCACGGCGTAACCGTCGACGGCCGAATTGGTGAACGGCGGCAGCGGCAGCGGTGCGGCAATGTCGCGCGCCAGCACGCGCCCGTCGGCATCGACGAGCGCCACCGTTTCGAGATCCGCAATCGCGTTGACGCGGCTCGTGATCAGCCCAACGGCCTCGTCGACCGACAGCATCGGTCCGCCAAAGGCAAAGCAATCGTCCGACAGTTGCGCCATGGTGCCTCGTCAGCGTATCGCGCCGCTTCTTGCCACCACTTCCTCGACCGGCATCGCCGCACGCAGCAGCAACGCGGCTGCGGCCGGGATATCATCGAGATGGACGGTCGGCAGCCGGGTTTCAATGGCAGTGTCGGTCGCGATCCCGGCTATTCCGGGATCATCGGGAAACAGCAGCGGCTTGCCGTTGGCGGCGCGATGTACCTCGATCTTGCGATGCGGCTCGCGCTTGAAACCCTCGACCACGACGAGATCGACGGCGGATAGCTTGCTCAATAGCTCCGGCAACCGCGGCTCCGCCGCGCCGCGCAGCTCGTGCATCAGCGCCCAGCGGTTTGATGAGGCCACCAGCACCTCGGCCGCACCGGCCTCGCGATGGCGCCAGGAATCCTTGCCGGGCACGTCGACGTCGAACTGGTGATGCGCATGCTTGATGACCGAGACGCGCAGGCCCTGCGCATTGAAATGCGGGATCAGCCGCGTCAACAGCGTGGTCTTGCCCGCACCGCTCCAGCCCGCAAGGCCGATGACTTTCATAACCGTTCGATCTCCGCGGCCGGAACCGCCTTCTCCATCATCGTGAGCATGCTTATATCGGCTCGACCCGAATGTCATGCTAACGTCACGGCCATGATGAAGATCGACAAAGCCCCGGTACCCCTGATCGCCCCCAATCCGGACGACCCGCGCCTGACGGAGAGCGTGACCGGGACCGACCAGACCGGCGCCAGGGTCGAGATCAAGGTGCCGATGGAGCGGCCGCTGACGCTCTACCTGAATTCGCAGGAGATCGTCACCATGATGACGATCGGCGACTATCCGGAATACCTGGCACTCGGCTATTTGCTGAACCAGAACATGCTGAAATACAATGACGCGGTCACTGATGTCGAATACGACGACGATCTCCAGGTCGTCGTGGTGCGTACCGAGCATCACACGAATTTCGAGGCCAAGCTGAAGAAGCGCACGCAGACCTCGGGCTGCGCGCAGGGCACAGCCTTCGGCGACCTCTTGGAGGCGGTCGAGAGCGTCGCGCTGCCGAAGGCGGAGCTGCGCACCTCCTGGCTCTACCAGATGACCCAGACCATCAACACCATGCCCTCGCTGTATCTCGAGGCCGGCGCGATCCATGGCTGCGTGCTGTGCAAGGAAGGCACGCCGCTCTGCTACACCGAGGACGTCGGCCGCCACAACGCCGTCGACAAGATCGCCGGCTGGATGTACCGCCACGGCGTCGATGCCTCCGACAAGGTCCTCTACACCACGGGACGCCTCACCTCCGAGATGGTGATCAAGACCGTGCGCATGGGCATTCCGATCCTGGTGTCGCGCTCCGGCTTCACCGCCTGGGGCGTCGATCTCGCAAGACAAGTCGGCCTGACGCTGGTCGGCCGCACCCGCGGCAAGCGCTTCATCGTACTCGCGGGCGAAGAGCGCATCGTCTACGACCAGAACCTCGCTTACGTCGAAGAAGAGTCGGCGAAGCACAAGCGCAAGGGTGAAGGTGGTGACGACTGACATTCCGGCAACGAGCGTTCCACCAACTCTTGGCGTGCTGCTCGCCGGCGGTCTCGCGCGCCGCATGGGCGGCGGCGACAAGCCGATGCGCACCATCGGCGGTCGCACGATCCTTGAGCGCGTGATCGCGCGCCTATCGCCCCAATGCAGCGGGCTGATCCTCAATGCCAATGGCGATCCCGCCCGTTTCGCCGCATTCGGTTTGCAGGTCGTTGCCGACGACGTGCCCGGCTTCCCCGGCCCGCTCGCCGGCATCCTCGCCGCGCTCGACTGGACCGCGGCGAACCGTCCGAACGTCGAATGGGTGCTCAGCGCCGCCGGCGACTGCCCGTTCCTGCCGCGCGATCTGGTCGCCCGCCTGCATGAAGCCCGGACGCGGGAGAACGCGCAGCTCGCGGTCGCCGCATCAGGCCAACAATCTCACCCGGTGATCGGATTGTGGCGCGTCGCCTTGCGCAACGAGCTGCGCCACGCGCTGGTGGTCGAGGACCTCCGCAAGATCGACCGCTGGACCGCGCGCTATCCGCTCGCGACGGTGACATGGCCGGCCGAGCCGCTCGATCCGTTCTTCAATGCCAACACGGTCGAGGATATCGCCGAAGCCGAGCGGCTGGCGGGTTTGGATGAGGCGGGTCAATACAGTTAGCGCTTGGCAATTGGCTCAAGCCGCCAGCGGCACCGACCAGGCGTCGTAGCCATAGACCCAGCTGGTATCGGTCCGCTCTCTCAGCCAGATGTTGGCGCGCGAGGTCTCCTGCACGCGCGTCGTCCGCTCTTTACGCGTCGCCTCGAAGCGGCGGAAGGCATCTGCGACGCCGTCACGGCCGACGCCGTCGAGGCAGCGCGACAGCACGGCGGCATCCTCGATCGCCATGGCCGCGCCTTGCGCCATATAAGGTGTCATGGGATGACAGGCATCGCCAAGCAGCGTCACCTTGCCGTCGGCCCAGCGCGCCAGCGCCTCACGATCCATGATCGCCCATTTGTGCACGTCGGGACACGCCGCCAGCACTTTGCCGACCTGCGGATGAAAGCCTTCGAACGACGCGCGGAGATCGCGCACGTCACCCTTCGCCGACCAGGACTCGATGCGGAACTCCGGCTCCGGCTGGCTGGTGACGAGATAGACCTCGCTGCGATCCGGCTTGACGTAATAGATCACGATGTGGCGGTCCTCGCCCCACCATTTCGTGCAGTCGTCGATCGTCTCGCCGCCGAGCAGCGCCGCGGGATAGGTGGTCCGATAGGCGATGCGGCCAGTGAACCTGACCGGTGCGGTGTCGAACAGGATATCGCGCACTGTCGAATGCACACCGTCGGCGCCGACCACGGCATCGGCAACGGCGCTGGTGCCATTGGCAAAGGTGAGCCGGACGCCCTCGCCGGTCTCGTCGAGGCCGACGAGCTTGTGGTTGAGCTTCACGAATTCATTTGGCACCACGCTCGCCAGCGCCGCGTGGAGATCGCCGCGATGGGCGAGCAGATAGGGCGCGCCGAACTTCTCCTCAGCGCTCTCGCCGAAGATCATATCAAACTTGATCTCGCCGCTCTTCCAGTCGCGGTTATTCCAGGAGCGCGGGTAGAACGACTGACCGCGCATCCGCGCCTCCAGCCCGAGAGCCCGCAACACCTTCATGGCGTTGCAGCCGATCTGGATGCCGGCGCCGATGCGGGCGAATTGGGAGGCCTGCTCGTAAACCATCACGTCGATGCCGACCCGCCGGAGCGCCGCGGCTGTTGCAAGCCCGCCCATGCCGGCACCGACGATCGCAACCGAAAGCGGCCTAGCCATCGCGTCCCCACCCTGATTTGTGCGCGGCTTGACCGCCGCGTCGTCGTCTACTCCTATGCAGGCCGGAAGCCCGCTTGCTCCAGCGCCGTGCGCGCCTCGTCCGAGCCGAGTGCATCGAGAAAGGCCTGCACGGCTGGACGCTGCTTGCGCGCTCTGACCAGCGCAAAGTCATAATGCTCTTCCGCGAACGGAATGAAACCAAGGTCGGCCGCATGGGCGACCGGCGCGATGGTCATGCCCCAATCGGCCCGGTGCTGCGCGACGGCCGCGGCAACCGCGTTGTGCGAGCGCGGCTGGTTCCAGTAGCCCTCCGGACGCGCGCCGCCGAGCAGGCGGTCGATCAGGATGCGGGTGCCGGCACCCTGATTGCGGTTGACCATGATGCAGGCAGGATCTGCGAGCGCGGCGGCGACCGCCTCCCTCGCACCGAGCCCCTCGAAGCGCTTGTCGTCCTTGCGGAAGACGATGCCCTGCATCCGCCGCCAGCCCGGCACGAGCTCGAGCCCTTCGACGAGGTAAGGCGTGTTGTAGGTCTCGCTCTTGTCATCGAACAGATGGATCGGCGCGAGATCGCATTCGCCACGCTTCGCTGCGGCAAGTCCGCCGAGACTGCCGACCGCAATCGAACGCACGGTCAGCCCGGCATGCGCGAGCCGCGCTGTGACGAGGTCGAGGCCGGTGCAATGGCTGCCAACGATCACGAGATCTGGCACCCGCACATGCGGCGTGAACAAGGTCACCTCGGCCTCAGTGCCAGCCGGCATCTGGTCGGCGAGTGCATCGATGCGCAGAAAACCATCGGCCCGCGCGAAGGACGTGATCGCACCGGAGCCCTTGCCGGAGGGATAGGCGATCAGGCCGCTCCTGCCCTCGACCAGCGAGACCATGACGAACTCGGTGCGGCCGAGCTCGGAGGCAATGCGCACCGGCACGGTCGCATTCACCTTTGCATCGGAGCGTGGCGGCAGGCCGGCCATCCTGCGCAGCACCGGCACGATCATGTCGTGGAAGGTGAACATCGCCGAGGTCGGAAAGCCCGGCAGGATCACCACCGGTTTGTTGTCGCAGACCGCGAGGCACAGCGGCTTGCCGGGCTTGAGCGCAACCCCATGCGCGATGATGCCGGGTTGGCCGAGCCGGCCGATGATGCGATGGGAGAGGTCACCGGCGCCCTTCGATGTGCCGCCTGAGAGCACCAGCATGTCGGAAGCCGCAAGCGCACTGCGCATGGCGGCTTCGAGCTTTGCCTCATCGTCTGGAATGGCGCCGAGGAAGATCGCCTCGCCGCCATTCTCATTGATCGCCGCGGTGACGATCGCACCGTTGGTGTCGTAGATCGCGGCCGGCGCGAGCGCTTCGCCGGGCTGCACCAGCTCGTCGCCGGTGGAGATCACGGCAACCCGCGGCTTGCGCGCGACTTTCACCTCGGCGATGCCGCAGGCGGCGAGCATGCCGATCTCGCGCGAGCCGATGATCGTGCCGGCGCGCAGCAGCGCTTCGCCGCGTGCGATGTCGGAGCCCGCGTAGGAGACGAATTGGCCGGGCGATGTCGCGCGGCGGACGTCGATCGCATCCGAGCCGGCCGGCTGGGTGTGCTCGACCATGACGACGGCGTCGGCACCGCGTGGCAGCGGACCGCCGGTCGCAATGGGCGTTGCGGTTCCCGCTGCGACTTGCAGCGCCGGCGCGGTGCCGCAATGGATTGTCTCGGCGTTCAGCGCAAGGCGAACAGGCGCGCCTTCGCCGGCCGCGGCGAGGTCGGACGAGCGCACGGCAAAGCCGTCGACATTGGAGCGGTCGAACGGCGGGACATCGATCGGTGCCCTGATGTCTTCGGCGAGCGCCGCATCGAGCGCATCGCCAAGCTTGCGCGTCTCATTCGGAACGGCACGCGGAAACAACGCCGTCTCGAAGCGCGCCAGAGCTTCCTCACGCGACAATATCTTAAGGAACTGCTCCTGCTCGAGCGCGCTGCGGTCTGGCGGTTTTGGGATCATGGTCATGCCGAAACCCATATCACTCCCGCATCAGATAAGCATCGACCGAGGCCCCCGCTGCAAATCCCTCATGGCTGCCGGAAATGAGCAGCCATGCATCCGCGCGGGCGATCGCCTGGAGCGGCCACTCGCCCACCGCAATCGGCATCCATGCCTTATGTTCCTCTGTGAGCAGCGCGACCTCGGCGATGCCGACGCTGGACGCGATTTTTCGCGCCAGCGGCAAGGTCACCCGCCGACGCGGCTGCCGCATCGCCAGACGATCGACGAGCGGAAGCACCAGCGCGAACCAAGCCGCGAGCGCTTGATCCGGCGACCCAGGCAAGGCGACCGCCGGAACCTTGCCGAGCCGAGCCACGGCCGCGGTGCGTCCGGGCTGGAGTGCAATTCCATGCGCAAGCACGTCTCCGTGCTGAGCCAGCGCTGCAATGGCGGCATCCTGGCGGCCGACGCCGCTGCCGCCGATCGTCAGCACCACATCGCAAGAGGAGACATCGAGCATAGCGGCGATCGATGCCTGATCGCGTGCGCCGGCCGTGAGTATTGTCACGTCCAACCCCGCTGCACGCGCGATCCCGGCGATCACATGCACTGTTGCCGTTGCGTCGGGCACGTTGACGATGCGCAGCCGCGGCCGCCGCACGCTGAGTTTTTCCACACCCGCGACGCGCGCGATGAGCAGATCGGCTACACTGACCGGATAGCCGTCTCTCCCCGCAGACGTGCGGTCCGCGATATCGCTGCCGGCACGCCTGACGCCTTGTCCTGGCACAGCCTCGGCCAGCACCTGAACGAGCGGACCCGACACCTCGACTGCATCGGCATCGAGCACGCAGTCGCATCCCCCCGGCATCGCGCCGCCGGCTTCGACCCAGGCCGGTGTCGTTGCCAGAGGCAGCGGCGAATAGGCGGACGCGCCGACGAGATCGTTGGCGCGCAGCGCCCAGCCATCCGCGGCGGCGATGTCGCGGGGCGGCCAGGGCGGAAGCAGCGGCGCGCCCGCAGCGATACAGCCGACCGCTTCGGTCAGCGGCAATTCCGCCGGTGCCAGCGGATCAACGCCCAGCAACAACGCGGCGAGCGCGGCGTCGAGCGATGTGAGCGATGGCGGCAGGCGCTGGGTCATGCGCCATGATGGATCATGCATCGCCCGGTTTGGCAACCGCTGGCGATGCGGACGTCAGCCGCCCGAGCGGTCCGCATTTGGAAAGAACAGCTGCTGTCCGTCGACCTTGTAGTCGGCGATCGCGGCCTGTCCCTCCGGCGAGGTCAGCCAGTCGACGAAGGTCTGCCCCAGCTCCTTCTTCACGTCCGGAAACTTCTCGGCATTGACCAGCATCACGCCGTACTGGTTGAGCAGCCGCTTGTCGCCTTCGACGACGATGTCGAGATCACCGCGCTCCTTGAACGCGATCCAGCTGCCGCGGTCGGACAGCACATAGGCGTTGGCAGCGCGCGCAGCCTCGAGCGCCACGTTCATGCCCTGCCTGACTTCGCGATACCAGGCGCCCTTGGCGCTGGCGATATCGATGCCGGCGACGATCCACAGCGCGAGCTCGGCTGCGTGGGTGCCCGAGCGGTCGCCGCGCGTCACGAACGGAGCGCCCTTGGCCTCGATCACCTTCAGCGCGGTCGCGATGTCCTTGCCCTTCACGCCGGCGGGGTCGCTCTTTGGCCCGATCAGCAGATAGTCGCTGTACATCACGTCGTAGCGCTTCGAGGCAAAACCGTCGGCGACGAATTTCTCCTCCTGTGGCCGCGCATGCATCAGCACCACGTCGGCTTCGCCCCTCCGCGCGCCCTCGAGCACCTCATCGGCGCGCCGCGCGATCACGGTGACGTCGATGCCGGTCTTGTCGCGGAAGATCGGCAGGAGATAGTCGAGCAGACCGGACTCCTGCGTCGATGCCGTCGTCGCCAGCACGATCGCGCGGTCCTCCGCGGATGAGGCCGCAACGGCTGCGGCAAGGCCGCAGAGAAGCGCAAACAGAGCGGAGAGACGGCGGACAGCCATGAGCGGGTTCCCCTGGGAATGACACCGGCATGATGATGGTCGATTGCGCCGCACTCGTGACGCACTGCACGTTGCGGCGCCACCAAGGCGGGCAATAGCTATTCTCCAGCGACCTGCCGACCCGCTACGCCCCCTCGCCCGCGCAGCCCGACATTGACGCCCACCCCTGAATAGTTGCAAAAGAAACCAATTCAGCCGGGCCATACCCGGCGGCAAAGCAACTCTCGGCCAACGCGCCGGATCAGGGGAGGACAAGCGTGAATCCAGCGAGATTTGGACTGCCGGTCGCGGCCGGCTTTGTAGCGACGTGCTTGGCGGCGCTGCTGCCGGGCGCCGCATTGGCGCAGGTGTCGGACGACGTGGTCAAGATCGGCGTGCTCACCGACATGAACGGTCCGGCCTCCGCGCCGACCGGCCAGGGCTCGGTGACGGCGGCGCAGATGGCGATCGACGATTTCGGCGGCACCGTGCTCGGCAAGCCGATCAGCATTGTGATCGGCGACCACCAGCTCAAGGCCGATGTCGGCGGCGGCATCGCGCGGCGCTGGTACGATGTCGACCAGGTCGACCTGATCGTCGACGTGCCCGTCTCCGCGGTCGGGCTCGCGGTGCAGAACGTTGCCAACGAAAAGAAGCGGCTGTTCATCACCCACTCCACCGGCACCGCGGATTTCCACGGCAAGTTCTGCTCGCCTTACGCGATCCAGTGGGTGTTCGACACCCGTGCGCTGGCCGTCGGCACCGCGGATGCGGTGGTCAAGCGCGGCGGCGACAGCTGGTTCTTCATCACCGACGATTACGCCTTCGGCCACTCCCTCGAACGTGACGCCTCCAGCGTCGTCACCGCCAATGGCGGCAAGGTGCTGGGCTCGGTGCGGCCGCCGCTGGCGACGCCCGACCTCTCCTCCTTCCTGCTCCAGGCGCAGGCCTCCAAAGCCAAGATCATCGGCATTGCCGCCGGCCCTCCGAACAACATGAACGAGATCAAGACCGCCGCCGAGTTCGGCGTGCTCAAGGGCGGCCAGCAGATGGCGGCGCTGCTCGCGCTGATCACCGACATCCACGGCATCGGCCTGCACGCGGCGCAGGGCCTGTTGCTGACGACGTCGTTCTACTGGGACATGGACGACAAGACCCGCGAATGGTCGAAGCGCTATTTCGCCAAGATGAACAAGATGCCGTCGATGTGGCAGGCCGGCGTCTACTCCAGCGTGATGCACTATCTCAACGCCATCAAGGACGCCGGCACCGACGATCCGCTTAAGGTGGCCGCGAAGATGCGCGAGAAGCCGATCGAGGATTTCTTCGCCCGCAACGGCAAGCTTCGCGAAGACAATCTGATGGTGCATGACCTCTGGTTGGTGCAGGTGAAGACACCGGAAGAGAGCAAGTACCCGTGGGACTATTACAAGATCCTCACGACCATCTCCGGCGAGAAGGCGTTCGGACCGCCGGACCCGGCGTGCGCCCTGGTGAAGAAGTGACGATCGCGAGTGGCGAATAGGGAATGGCGAATGTGGGCCTTCCCATTCGCCACTCGCAACTCGCCATTCGCTACTTCACGACGCCGATCTCGCGAAAGTACCTCGCGACACCCGGATGGATCAGCTCCGGCTTCGGCGCGGCCGCGACCGTGTTCGCCGCGGTGGTCTCGCAGGCCTGCGCGAGCCGCTTGCAGAAGGCCGCTTCGATGCCGTGCAGCGTCTTCGCCAGCCGGTAGGCGACCTCGTCGGGCAAGTCCTCGCGGGTCAGCACAAAGCTCCAGGAGCCGAGCGAGGCGATCGGCTCGCTCTGCTTCGGATAGGAGCCGGCCGGCACGGTCAGCGGTTTGAGGAACGCATGCTTGGCGCGGATGCGCGCGATCTCCTCCGTATCAGGCGCGATGAAGCGCGCGCCTGCGGCACTCGAGGCCACCGCGGCGAAACCGGGCCAGCCGATGCCGGCGCCCCACAGCGCGGCGGCGCGGCCATCCTCGACCATCGCGGGGCCGTCGCCGGCGCGGTCGAGATAGATCGCCTTGAAGTCTTCGTCCTGCTTCAGGCCAAGGCCGTCGAGCACATAGCGTGCGAGAATCGGCAGGCCCGAGCCCTTGGCACCGAACGCGACCGGATGCCCGACCAGATCGCGGATGGTCCTATAGGGACTGTCGGCGCGCACCACGAACATGCCGGGGTTGGAATAGATCGCGGTCAAGATCTTCAGCCGCACCGGCGCGCGGCCGATGCCGGCAAAGGCCTCATAGGCCGGCTCGCCCGCGACCAGCGCGAGATCGAGTTCGCCCTTCTCCAGCAGCGGAATGTTTTCGTTGCTGCCCTTGGTATTGCGCGGCGTGATGGTGATTTGCGGATCGGCCGCGTTCATGATTTCCGCAAAGGCGTTGCCATAGAGCGGAAAGCCGCCGCCGGGCGTTGCGGTGCCCAGGCTGAGGGTCGTGGTCGGAATGGCCTTGCCTCCGGTTTGGGCCGCGGCGGGGCTTGCGAGCAGCACCGCGGCGAGAAGGAGAATTGCGAATCTCATGGATGGCCCCGGCGGACCCGCGTCAACACCGACTAAGGCGATGTAGGCAGCGGCCCGTTTTTGTGAAAGCATGTGCCCAACGACAATAGAACAATGGGAGGCGTCATGTTGCGAATTTTGCGTAACAGTATTTTCGGACTGGTTTTCCTTTTCGGTCTTTTCAACGCCCCCCCTCCCGCCGCAGCCGCCTATCCCGACCGCCCCGTGCACTGGCTGATCGGCTTTGCCGCCGGCGGCCCGGTCGACATCGTGGCGCGGATCATGGCGCAGGCGCTCTCCGATCGCCTCGGCCAGCAATTCATCGTCGAGAACCGCACCGGGTCCGGCGGCAACATCGCGGCTGCGGCTGCGGTCAACGCAGCCCCCGACGGCTACACGCTGCTGTTCGTCGCGCCCAACAACGCGATCTCGACCTCGCTCTACAAGAAGCTGCCGTTCGACTTTTTGCGCGACACCGTGCCGGTGGCGAGCATCATGCAGCTCACCAACATGCTGGTCGTCTCCAACGCGTTTCCGGCCAAGACGGTTCAGGACTTCATCGACTACTGCAAGGCCAATCCCGGCAAGATCTCCTTTGCCTCGTCCGGCAACGGCACCTCGGTGCACATGTCGGCCGAGCTGTTCAAGGCGATGACCAAGTGCGACATGATCCACGTACCCTATCGCGGATCCGCGATCGCCTTCCCCGACATCATCTCCAACAAGGTGCAGCT comes from Bradyrhizobium diazoefficiens and encodes:
- a CDS encoding TAXI family TRAP transporter solute-binding subunit, encoding MRFAILLLAAVLLASPAAAQTGGKAIPTTTLSLGTATPGGGFPLYGNAFAEIMNAADPQITITPRNTKGSNENIPLLEKGELDLALVAGEPAYEAFAGIGRAPVRLKILTAIYSNPGMFVVRADSPYRTIRDLVGHPVAFGAKGSGLPILARYVLDGLGLKQDEDFKAIYLDRAGDGPAMVEDGRAAALWGAGIGWPGFAAVASSAAGARFIAPDTEEIARIRAKHAFLKPLTVPAGSYPKQSEPIASLGSWSFVLTREDLPDEVAYRLAKTLHGIEAAFCKRLAQACETTAANTVAAAPKPELIHPGVARYFREIGVVK
- a CDS encoding Bug family tripartite tricarboxylate transporter substrate binding protein, which codes for MLRILRNSIFGLVFLFGLFNAPPPAAAAYPDRPVHWLIGFAAGGPVDIVARIMAQALSDRLGQQFIVENRTGSGGNIAAAAAVNAAPDGYTLLFVAPNNAISTSLYKKLPFDFLRDTVPVASIMQLTNMLVVSNAFPAKTVQDFIDYCKANPGKISFASSGNGTSVHMSAELFKAMTKCDMIHVPYRGSAIAFPDIISNKVQLIFDNLPSALEQSRGGNVRALGVTSPQRWPGVPDVPAIAETVPGFEAVGFYGISAPKGTPSEVIEILNKAVGDALKDPKVTARLTENGGIPKPMTPAEFGKLVADETEKWKKVVEFAGVSVD